The Maridesulfovibrio hydrothermalis AM13 = DSM 14728 DNA window GACTTGGTGCGACACCTTACTCTTCCTATTTTCATTTATACATTCGGCAGCCTAGCCGGCATGTCCAGATTTATGCGCTCCTCCATGCTTGAAGTCCTGCGCCAAGATTACATAACAACAGCCAAAGCCAAGGGACTTCCCATGCGCACGGTGCTGTTCAAACACGCTTTTCGAAACGGCCTGCTCCCGGTTATAACCATCCTCGGCCTTTCTATCCCCGGACTTATCGGCGGCAGCGTCATTATTGAATCAATTTTCGCCCTGCCCGGACTGGGGCAGCTTTTCTATGGAGCGGTTCTAGCCCGTGACTATTCATTGATCATGGGTTCTCTGGTTCTGGGTGCAATGCTGACCCTTGCTGGCAACCTGCTGGCTGACGTTGCGTACGGTCTGGCCGATCCCAGAATTCGTGCCGGAGGTAATGACTGATGGGTAAAAAACCGCTTGCACCTCCAACAAAATTTCAGAGATACGGCTTGCTTTATCTAGGACTTTTCCTCGTGGGCACGGTGTCATTGGCAGCGATATTTGCCCCGCTGCTGACCCCTTATGACCCTTATGCCTTAAATGTAGATCAGCTTTTACAGCCCCCCAGCCCGACCCACCTGTTCGGAACGGACGCACTTGGGCGTGATGTTTTCACCCGTATGCTTTACGGGGGACGGGTATCATTATGGGTCGGATTTGTTGCGGTTGGAATTTCAACAGCAATAGGGCTTGTGCTCGGCCTTACGGCGGGTTATTTCGGTGGTCTGGTTGATGAAATAATTATGCGCGGTGTTGATGTGATGCTGTGTTTCCCTTCATTTTTTTTAATTCTGGCAGTCATCGCCTTTTTGGAACCGGGGCTGACCAATATTATGATCGTCATCGGCTTCACTTCGTGGATGGGTGTGGCAAGACTGGTACGGGCAGAAACGCTGTCACTGCGCAAACGTGATTTTGTGCAAGCCTCAAAACTTGCCGGTGCGGGGCCTGTGCGCATTATGGCAACCCACATCCTGCCTAACGCCATCACTCCGGTGCTGGTCTCGGCAACTCTCGGTATTGCGGGAGCAATCCTTGTGGAATCATCGCTCAGCTTTCTCGGACTGGGGGTTCAGCCGCCTGATCCGTCATGGGGAAACCTGCTCATGGACGGCAAAGAAGTGCTGGAAATAGCCCCCTGGCTTTCCGTTTTTCCCGGTATGGCAATATTACTGACCGTGCTAGGCTACAATCTACTAGGTGAAGCTTTGCGTGACATCCTTGATCCCCGACTGAAACAGTAAACGGTGAAATATAAATGCTGGAACTCCTGAGAATACGCGACCTTGCACTTATTGAAGATGCGGAAATAGAATTTTCGCCCGGTATGAACGTGCTGACCGGAGAAACCGGTGCCGGTAAATCATTCATTCTGCGGGCTATAGATTTCCTTACCGGACATAAAATGCGCCCAGATATGGTACGCCCCGGCAAAAAACAGGCTTTCGTAGAGGCTCTTTTCATCAATCCGGATGGTGAGGAATCCATCGTGCGCCGCGTCCTTTCCGCTGAAACAGGCCGCAGCCGTGTTTATGTAAACGACAAGCTCAGTTCGCAAAACATCATCCGGGACATGGGCGCATCCATGATCCTGCATACCAGTCAGCACGCGCAGCAGAAACTATTACAGCCAGCCTATCAATGCGTTGTTCTGGATACTTTTTTACAAGACACTTCACTGCCGTTATCAAAGGATAAAATTTTAAATTCACTGCGGGAACTTCTATCTAAAAAAGCCGCTCTTCAAGACCGCTCTGCAAGCTTGCTGGAAAAGAAAGATTTTCTTGAATTCCAGCGTACCGAAATCGAAAAGGTTTCCCCTTATCCCGGCGAGGAGGACGAACTTCTCAAAAAGAAAACTGCACTACGCCAACAGGAAGAGGCCGGACAATGCATTCAAAACGCTATGGATATCATGCGCGGTGTGCCTGATCTGAACGGAGGAGTTTCGGCTCTTGGTTCTGAGATGGAGAAAGTCTGCGAGCTATTTCCGGAATACGAAAAAGACCGTGAGACGGTTGTCGAATTCAAGCATTTTCTTGATGAACTTGCCGGAAAACTTCGTGCTCAGCCGCTGGATTTTGACTCGGAAGAATCCATTGATGATATTGAAGAACGACTCTATGAACTGTCTAAACTAAAACGAAAACTTGGACGCACCCTCGATCAGATTGTGGATATGCAGAAAGAGATTGAGGATAACCTGAATTTTCTTGATTCATGTGCCATTGAACTTGCCCAGCTTGAACGCAAGGAAAAAGAGCTTGTCGAACAACTCGCCGCCGCACTTGAAAAACTCTACGAAGCCAGAAAAATTGCCGCCAAAAAACTTACCGCACGCATAGTATTCGAACTGAAAGGGTTGGGGTTTTCTGAACATGTGCAAGTAAAATTTGAATTTCAGCCTCATGAACTTTATCCGGGCTTAGACGAAATGCGCGGAAGGCTGATGTGGATTCCCAACCCCGGCCAGTCTGCGCAGCCGCTCGATAAAATTGCATCAGGAGGCGAGCTTTCAAGGTTTCTGCTGGCAATCGCAGGCTTGCAAGGTGAAGCCGACAAGCCAACGCTGATCTTTGATGAAGTGGATTCCGGCATCGGCGGGCATACGCTCAACCGCGTGGGTGACAAAATGCAGGAACTGGCTGCGCGTCAGCAGTTGGTAGTAATCACTCACTGGCCGCAACTTGCCAGGCTGGCTGATCGCCATTTCCTGATTCATAAGGGAGTGGTTAACAAAGAAACTTTCACCACCTGCCGTCAGCTCGGCGCAGCGGAGGTTAAGAAAGAGCTTTCAAGGATGGCGGGGGTAGAATAGTTTTTGTCTGGAAAAAACATTAAAAAGTCACAAATATAATATTGCGGCTCCTGCAACTTAAAAAAACTATTGACGAACTGCATTCCCATGAATATCTTCTATCTTACGTTCTTTGAATCAAAAAATAAGAAAAGTTTGTTCAACTCCATGAAGGCGTAAAATGAATTTAATTTAATGCTGAAATGTACATAACTGCATAAAGTTATTTCATTAAATTTATCTGCGAAACCATCATGCTGTTTTTAGCAAACTGACTCATGTAGAGGATGCGAGGGATCTGGCCCTACGACCATCCGGCAACCTGCCTATTAGCGGCAAGGTGCCAACGCCTACCCTATGACAGGGTCCATGAGAAAATTTTGAATACAGAATTTCAAAAAAGGCATTTCCAGATATGGAGATGCCTTTTTTAGTTACAGAGAAACCGGCCCATTCGCCGGAATCCTCTGGTGGGATGATTTATGGATACTTGCGCTCCCACCTTAAAAACAGATGCCGCTAAAATGCCCATGCTATGGGAAAATCTTACTGACATGAATTTTGCAAGTAAGATTTTTATGCGAAACTGCTTCAGGGCATTCTTTAGGAAGCAGACCGCAAACACGGAGATTTATTAACATGACTGATATCGTCAAAAAAGCTTCCGGTAATTACCACTCAGGAACAATCTGTTTCTTCTGCAAGGACAGCGAAAATGAACCTTTTCCAGCTGACTACTCTGATCCTCTGGCACTGCTAGGGGATATCAGTGAACTGCGCCTTGGTGCCAGCCAGCAGGAAGAACTGCGTAAAATTCTGTCCCGCGAGATTAAAACTGACGGCGCACTGCAGGTCTGGAAAAACCGCACCTACCGCAAGAACATTATTTTGTCCTTCGGCAAGCTGGTTTAATCCACTTCCGCTAAAGCTGTCACACTTTATCACCGACATCTTAAAGCCCTTCCGGCCAGCTGACCGGAAGGGCTTTTATCGTAAATTCATCTTCCTTGCATTTCGCCCCGTCTATGCTTAAAAACAGTCCAACATTCACTATCCGGGGGAATCAATAATGAGATTAAGAACATTTTTCAAATTTACATCTATATCTGCGGTGCTGCTGCTTTTGGCTGTATCCTCTGCTTTTGCACAGGAAAAAATCTTTACAGTCATCAATCATACAGACGGGGTTATCCGGGTCTGGGGAAAGTCTAACGATTATAAATTCGGACGTATCAAAGCCCGTACCATCACCGACTGCACCTGCAACGCACTCTACAACAAAGACTGCTTTGACAAGAAAGGTAACAAAGCCAAAATTAAACTGGCTCTTGAAGATAAAAACGGCATAGACCTCTGGTCGGGTGATACCTGCACCAAACTTTATATTGAGCCGGGAACCTTCATTGACGTAACCATGGACATTGACGGCCGTCATATCAAATGCGCCCTGATAGATGATTATGAAGTCCGTCAACCTATCCCGTCTTTTGAGGAGGCCGACACCAATAAAGACGGCATCATTGATGAAAAGGAAGCCGAAGCCATTCAGCTCAAAACCAATTTTAAAGAATATGATGATGACCTGAACAAAGAACTCAACCCGAAAGAATTTGATCGAGCGGTTAATAAAATAAACATTTTCCGTGGCGTACCCTTTTAAATTACGGGAGAATCAATATGAATTCCGGCAACCCTGTTCTTGAGGCACTTATAAACAGACGTTCCATCAGGAAATTCACTGACGAACCTGTTTCGCGCGAAGATATCACTGCTATTCTGGAGGCAGGACGCTGGGCGCCCAGCGGACGAAATAACCAGCCCTGGCGTTTTATGGTTATCCATCAGGATGACCACCGCGCTGCAAAGCTTTCTGAATGCACCAAATACGGACACATCGTAAAAGAAGCCAAGGTGCTTTTCTGCATCCTGCTTGAGCGCGAAAGCATCTATAATAAAATGAAAGACCACCAAGGTACGGGAGGCTGCATCCAGAACATGATGCTTGCGGCCCACTCACTTGGTATCGGCACTGTATGGCTGGGAGAAATCCTTAATCAGGAAAAACAGGTGCTCGATATCCTCGGCCTTTCTGCTGATAAATATGAACTGCAAGTTGTCATTGCTGCCGGACATCCCGACCAGAAAGGCAGCTCCAAACGTAAAGAACTTTCTGAATTAATGCTGGAGGATTATTAATGGAAATCAGGGTATTCCCGCTTGGTCCCCTTGAGACCAATTGTTATGTGGTAATTAATGAAAAAAAAGCACTGGTCATTGATCCGGGCGGCGACCCTGCCCCGGTGCTAGGTTATCTGGAACGCGGCGGCATAGAGCTTGACCGCATCCTGAACACCCACCTGCACTTTGATCATATTTACGGCAACCAGCCTTTGGCTGAAGCCAGCGGAAAACTGATTTATGCCTCTCCGGACGATTTGATTCTCATGGATACAGAAGTAGGCAGGGGCGGACTCATGGGATTTCCCACAGTCACCCCGTTTGAAACCGAAGATATCACAGAAGGCGAAATGGAGCTGATCGGGCTTGAATGTAAAATATATTCCACTCCGGGGCACACCCCCGGCAGCCTGACATTTCATTTCCCGGCACTTAAATCAGCCTTTGTCGGTGACCTTATTTTCCGGCGCTCCATCGGCAGAACGGATTTCCCTTACGGAAATACTGAACAGCTGATGCAGTCCGTAAAGGAAAAAATCTTTACCCTTCCGGCAGAAACCGAACTGCTTTCAGGTCACGGTCCGGCAACATCTGTTGGCGATGAAATGAATCACAATCCATTTTTCAGCGGCGTACAGATTTAACTGCCAAACATTATACCAAATTGAATTAAATCCCCTGCTGATAAATTGGCAGGGGATTTATTTGTTAAATAGATAAATGCGAGACCCTTTCCCTTTACATTGAATTATATTATGCATAAACAAGTTGTATAATTCTACTCTTTTACAGTGAAAGGTGTAACGCCTCTGAATCAACACAAGGGAGGTTTATTATGAACGACAAAAAAACAGTTGATGTACGCAATAAATGCTGAGGAGTAGGACTGGAGGTAGGTTGGTATCTCCGTTTTGCAAAGACTGATGAAGTTATAGCTCTTGTAGATAAAGGGACAGTCGCTCAGTTGTATAACCAGCTTGAGATTCTACCTGACTGGAACCTTGTAACCTCTGATGAAGACGGACACATAAAAGCTGTCTTCAATAGAATCAACCCTGTTTACAGCAAGAAAGATTAATAAAATGAAGCAACTTCCGGTTATTTTCGCATGCAGCCATCACCGAAAAGGTAACAGCGACTATGCTGCTGCACTTTTTCTTGAAGGAATACGTAAAGCCGGAGGCGATGCAGAGCTTATCTATCTCGGCGATATGGATTTCAAGCATTGTACAGGATGCCTCAAATGCCGCACCGCAGATAATCACAGATGCATTTTTGCACGCAAAGACGAAGCGCAGGATCTTTACAATAAAATTATGACCGCTCCGTTCACTTTCTTTACCGCGCCAATTTACTTTTACCATCTCCCTTCACGGCTTAAAACCTTCATCGACCGGGGCCAGTGGGCTTTTGAGGCTAAAACAGGCTCATCGCAACTTATTAATTCGCTTCCGGTGCGACCGGCATACTCCTGTCTGGTGGCCGGTAGACCCAAGGGCGAAAAGCTCTTTGAAGGGGCTGAACTGTCTCTCAGATTCTTTCTGAAATTCTTCAAATCTGAACTTCATTCTGTAATGACATTCAAAGGAATAGACTCCCCGCAGGATCTGCAAAACGATCAGGGCAAATGCACCGAGTTAATTGAAGCAGGAAACAAGGCATGGAAAAGGAGCGTAAAAAGTGAGTAATAAAGAAATCAGTGAAATGAAACTCCTTGTGGCGGAGGATTCACGGCCAGTCATGCTGGTGCTCAAAACTTATATCAAGCAACTGGGAATTGAGCCGGAATACGCTGAAAGCGGAACAGTCGCTTTTGACAAATTAAGCTCCAACAAGTTTGATCTGGCTTTCATGGATGTCCACATGCCTGAGATGGACGGACGTGAAGTTGTTTCCAGAGTCAGAGAAGACGGGACGACCATTCCTATTATAGCCATGACCACCGGTGATGATCCGGAACTGCTGGTAAGCTGCCTTGACGCAGGCTATAATTCATTCCTGCTTAAACCTATTCAAAAAGATGAACTCACTCAGATAATTATAAAATTTCATAAAAAAATGAATTAATGCTTTCCGGATTGTTATCTCATTTTTCACCTCGCGCCGCTTTCGATAGATTACGACTTTCCTTCCGCGATAAACGCTGTCCTGTCTGCCGCTCAGTTCATATGGATGAAGGATTTTTATGCCTCAGGTGCTCCGCCAAAATCGAATTAAAGCCCGACAATATCTGCATTAATTGCGGGAAAGAACTTAATTCTCCGGATGCCGGTGACCGCTCCTGCATATCATGCAAACATAGCCGGCCCCATTTCAGCAGACTTTATTTCTATGGTGTATATGATGAATTGCTGCGAGAAATGATCCTTGGCTGGAAATTCTACAACCAGTTCGGAAACAGTGCAGTTTTTGAAAATTACATTGCAAATCTGTGCCATGAAATTCCTGAAACTTCACAGCCTGATATAATCATACCGGTACCGCTGCATACCAGCCGCTTACAGATGCGCGGCTTTAATCAAAGTCGTATTCTGGCTAAGGGAGCAGCTTGCGCCACCGGCACAGCTCTTTCAGATTCTGCTCTTGTCAGAGTGCGCAGAACCATACCTCAAACCCGGCTCTCAGGTGTTAAAAGAAGGGAAAACCTGCTTGAAGCATTTATCGCGGACTCAAATCAAGTCAGTGGTAAAAAAATACTTCTCATCGATGATGTCTTCACAACAGGGTCGACGGCTGACGAATGTGCTCGCACGCTACGCGCAGGCGGGGCCTCCGGTGTCGAAGTTATGGCTTTAGCGCGGGCCTTGATTTGAAGGTATGTTATAGGTTAAATTTTCAACTTCCGATTCATTTTCAAAATACCTAAACCAATCACAAGGAGTTCAGGATTGTCCTTCAATATTTCAGAGTGGATCAGAATCACTCATAACAAGCTGCCCGTATATTTAAGACCTGAATCTCCAGATTGGTTCATTCCCACCCCGGCCGGTGATAAAATTCTGAAAAAACTCAGCGCCTCTCCGAATAATAAATTATCCATTGAAGACAGACGGTTTCTCATGCGCCTTCCTGATGCAGTCCGGACAGCTTACCCCGGACGCAAAGATTTACTAAAAATGGACACCCTGCGTGAGCTTTGGTTCCACCTCACTGACAACTGTAATATGAGTTGCAGCCACTGCCTTTTTTCATCCTCTCCGGAAGAGAAACGGGAACTGTCTACGGACAAAGTGCTGGACCTGACCGCGCAGGCAGAAGCTCTGGGCTGTAGAATGTTTGCCCTTACCGGAGGAGAACCGCTTGTTCATAAAGGACTTGATACGATCCTTAACCGGATGCTCGGAATTGATTCCAGCCACGTGGCAATCCTGACTAACGGGCT harbors:
- a CDS encoding ABC transporter permease is translated as MGKKPLAPPTKFQRYGLLYLGLFLVGTVSLAAIFAPLLTPYDPYALNVDQLLQPPSPTHLFGTDALGRDVFTRMLYGGRVSLWVGFVAVGISTAIGLVLGLTAGYFGGLVDEIIMRGVDVMLCFPSFFLILAVIAFLEPGLTNIMIVIGFTSWMGVARLVRAETLSLRKRDFVQASKLAGAGPVRIMATHILPNAITPVLVSATLGIAGAILVESSLSFLGLGVQPPDPSWGNLLMDGKEVLEIAPWLSVFPGMAILLTVLGYNLLGEALRDILDPRLKQ
- a CDS encoding DNA repair protein RecN, whose translation is MLELLRIRDLALIEDAEIEFSPGMNVLTGETGAGKSFILRAIDFLTGHKMRPDMVRPGKKQAFVEALFINPDGEESIVRRVLSAETGRSRVYVNDKLSSQNIIRDMGASMILHTSQHAQQKLLQPAYQCVVLDTFLQDTSLPLSKDKILNSLRELLSKKAALQDRSASLLEKKDFLEFQRTEIEKVSPYPGEEDELLKKKTALRQQEEAGQCIQNAMDIMRGVPDLNGGVSALGSEMEKVCELFPEYEKDRETVVEFKHFLDELAGKLRAQPLDFDSEESIDDIEERLYELSKLKRKLGRTLDQIVDMQKEIEDNLNFLDSCAIELAQLERKEKELVEQLAAALEKLYEARKIAAKKLTARIVFELKGLGFSEHVQVKFEFQPHELYPGLDEMRGRLMWIPNPGQSAQPLDKIASGGELSRFLLAIAGLQGEADKPTLIFDEVDSGIGGHTLNRVGDKMQELAARQQLVVITHWPQLARLADRHFLIHKGVVNKETFTTCRQLGAAEVKKELSRMAGVE
- a CDS encoding nitroreductase family protein, which codes for MNSGNPVLEALINRRSIRKFTDEPVSREDITAILEAGRWAPSGRNNQPWRFMVIHQDDHRAAKLSECTKYGHIVKEAKVLFCILLERESIYNKMKDHQGTGGCIQNMMLAAHSLGIGTVWLGEILNQEKQVLDILGLSADKYELQVVIAAGHPDQKGSSKRKELSELMLEDY
- a CDS encoding MBL fold metallo-hydrolase; protein product: MEIRVFPLGPLETNCYVVINEKKALVIDPGGDPAPVLGYLERGGIELDRILNTHLHFDHIYGNQPLAEASGKLIYASPDDLILMDTEVGRGGLMGFPTVTPFETEDITEGEMELIGLECKIYSTPGHTPGSLTFHFPALKSAFVGDLIFRRSIGRTDFPYGNTEQLMQSVKEKIFTLPAETELLSGHGPATSVGDEMNHNPFFSGVQI
- a CDS encoding flavodoxin family protein, coding for MKQLPVIFACSHHRKGNSDYAAALFLEGIRKAGGDAELIYLGDMDFKHCTGCLKCRTADNHRCIFARKDEAQDLYNKIMTAPFTFFTAPIYFYHLPSRLKTFIDRGQWAFEAKTGSSQLINSLPVRPAYSCLVAGRPKGEKLFEGAELSLRFFLKFFKSELHSVMTFKGIDSPQDLQNDQGKCTELIEAGNKAWKRSVKSE
- a CDS encoding response regulator, translating into MSNKEISEMKLLVAEDSRPVMLVLKTYIKQLGIEPEYAESGTVAFDKLSSNKFDLAFMDVHMPEMDGREVVSRVREDGTTIPIIAMTTGDDPELLVSCLDAGYNSFLLKPIQKDELTQIIIKFHKKMN
- a CDS encoding ComF family protein, translated to MLSGLLSHFSPRAAFDRLRLSFRDKRCPVCRSVHMDEGFLCLRCSAKIELKPDNICINCGKELNSPDAGDRSCISCKHSRPHFSRLYFYGVYDELLREMILGWKFYNQFGNSAVFENYIANLCHEIPETSQPDIIIPVPLHTSRLQMRGFNQSRILAKGAACATGTALSDSALVRVRRTIPQTRLSGVKRRENLLEAFIADSNQVSGKKILLIDDVFTTGSTADECARTLRAGGASGVEVMALARALI